The DNA window CAGTCAAGAATTACTTGAGGCTGTAGAACGTGAAAGAAGTTTTAGGCTCACTCCATCAAGGAATACAACAATATTTCGTCATCCGACTCTCGGAGATTTTGAATTGCAGCATGTATGCTATCAATATTTGTAGTTACCTTTGAAAATTACTCCAATGCCCCTGATATTTAATGTTGTGTTAGTGTTTCACAACTCTTCTGGCCATATGCAGTTACCAGCTGGAATTAATGATGCTGAACTTCAGGAGCGGATTATCCAACATTTGGCAGCTGCTGCTGCAATTGGTAGAACTCACCGAGTTTCTCGGAGGGATGGCTCAAGGAGCCGTTCTTCTGCTCATGCCCGTCCACAGTTTGTTGTATACTCAGGTCATCCTCCTGGATCTTCTGCTGGTTCTGGTGGAGAAGGAACTGAGCCAATTGCAGCAGCTGAAACTAACCCATCACTATCAGTTGCATCCATAAATAACATCGGAAGCAATCAAAATTCAGCTTTATTATCCAGACCTTTAGTGGTGCCGACTTCTGCCCCAGGATCATCAAATGATAATAGGTACTACTATATATAGTTTTTCTATCTATTATATGGTGGTTGTTCTAAATGATTTCTTATATCAACTTTCAACTCACTTTATGTATGTCCACTTAGAAACTATGTAAGCCAGTCGTCCTTGCCAAATCAAGACAGAGCTGGACCATCTGAGTTACCGTCCATTTCAAATTCCTGGAAGTCTCGATTTAGTTCTATGTCAACGAAGTATGAGttggttttaattttaatcattatttaatcTTCTTCTTGTGCTTAGTTATTATGGTTTAAGACTTTAAGCCTTCTGAGTTCTGAGTGTTGTCAATTCAATTATGTTTAGATACAAGGAGTCCATTTCAAATAGTACTAAGGAATGGAAAGAGAAGCTGTTTTCTCGAAGCTCTTCCATGGCAGATATTGGTTCGGAAGTCAGGAAGGAGGTGAATGCTACTGTATCCCGCATGATGGAACGTCTCGAAAGTAGAGATAACGATAGTCATGTGCCAGAAACAAATAGTGCAGAAAGTTCTTCGGGCGCTGGACCAAGCAACAACAGTAGGGATACTCCCAGTGATACGTCATTGAATGGAAAAAACTCTGCTTCCGTTGCTGCAAGTTCAGTATCAAGTTAAGTTTATAATATTGCTAAGGGGCGTCCATCCTCAGCATTTCATCTTTGAAGGTGTGTTGTTGAGTGGCCTGATAAGTAATCTTGATCTTTTGATATTTGGTTACTTTTTTTCGATTATCGTTCTTTTGCTTGGCAATCCAGGTATATGATCCAAATATGACATGCCGAGGATCAGATAGTGAATGGTACTCGTTGTTCGATCCACAACCAGAGTGAAGAACAGAAACAGGAAAGGAAGGCAACTTGTTAAGCTTTGTTTACCATAAAATCTTTATCTGAACATAAATCTTGCAATGTGACTTTGGGAGATAGATTTGGGCAGAGATAGTGTAGTGGATGCTTTGCTTTCTTATTTCTCCATTTGAATTGATGCATGGAACTTGCAACACTCACCCTATCTATGTAAGTTTTATAAATATTGTTCGATTGGGTAGATAGAGTTCGATATTATATATGATTAGTCTTGACTTGTGAGCCTGGGCTTTACTACCTCTATACCAAAATTAGTGGAAACACTATTTGTCGGTTGGTGGTATTtctatttcataaaaaaaatgaaagcactatttgtttttatttatcatGTCCAAGTAGCAAAGCtaccataagagcatccacgtcCGTTCATGCTCTTGtcaagagcatgctcaagggttccaccattctattattcaatttaaatacttcaattactaagaACATTTTCCAcatattaaaatgcattcaaAATACCCGAATtattattacaaattacaaaaaaaaaaaaaattacataattaaaatcctaaaattgaGATCGTGAGAGTTGTTTGGCGTAGTGTGATTTTTTTGAGTTGAAatgaggggtatttatagacgAAGGTGTGAATTTtgggataaaaataatgaaaaaaataaattaacagtGTGGAAAAAACGATATATATTAATGGAagtgtgaaaatattttttattattaaatctgaattattcagatttttttgaattaaaaaaaactataaaccAACGGCCAACCAGAGTATGCCATGTTGGTtgctcgtgctcttgccgtcgGCACGACAATGCTCTTCTgcaagagcacgtccgt is part of the Salvia splendens isolate huo1 chromosome 22, SspV2, whole genome shotgun sequence genome and encodes:
- the LOC121787551 gene encoding E3 ubiquitin-protein ligase RHF2A-like, with amino-acid sequence MEGKVPGMDEAKKAEAHMTSAAAFVEGGIQESCDDACSICLEGFTDSDPMAVTSCKHEFHLQCILEWCQRSSNCPMCWQSVSLKDPANQELLEAVERERSFRLTPSRNTTIFRHPTLGDFELQHLPAGINDAELQERIIQHLAAAAAIGRTHRVSRRDGSRSRSSAHARPQFVVYSGHPPGSSAGSGGEGTEPIAAAETNPSLSVASINNIGSNQNSALLSRPLVVPTSAPGSSNDNRNYVSQSSLPNQDRAGPSELPSISNSWKSRFSSMSTKYKESISNSTKEWKEKLFSRSSSMADIGSEVRKEVNATVSRMMERLESRDNDSHVPETNSAESSSGAGPSNNSRDTPSDTSLNGKNSASVAASSVSS